The sequence AACATTGATCATCTTGTAATACAATTTGCTGGAAAGGACCCAAGTATAGATTATGAGAGATTAAATATTTTATTACTTAGAAGTTTTTTCTATAAAATCAAACCTATCGTTATAGTTAATAAAATTGATTTATTAAGTAATAATGAAATAAAAGAATTACAAAACAACTTAAAATTCTTAGAAAAACTTGGAATAAATTATTTCTTAATATCTCAAAAAGAAAATATAGGAATTGAAAATTTAAAATTATTTTTAAAAGATAAAATTACAGCCTTTGCTGGACCAAGTGGTGTTGGAAAATCGAGTATTATAAATCTTTTACAAAATGAAAAGAAACTAGAAACAGGTGAAACAAGTAAAAAGCTTAAAAAAGGAAAACATACTACAAAAGATACTAATCTACTTGAATTAATTAATGGTGGTTATATTGCTGATACTCCTGGATTTTCATCTATAGAATTGCCTAATATTAGAGATACACAAGAATTAATATCACTTTTCCCAGAATTTAAAAATAAAGGAAATTGTAAGTTTAATGACTGCCTTCATATAAATGAACCGAATTGTGTTATAAAAAATTGTGTAGAAAATGGTAAGATTATAAAAACTCGATATGAGTTTTACAAAAAAGTTTATGAAAAATTAAAACAAGAGAGGTGGAATAAATATGAGTAATATAAAGATTGCTCCTTCAATATTATCAGCAGACTTTAGTAAGTTAGGCGAAGAGATTATGGCTATAGATAAAGCTGGAGCTAACTACATACATATAGATGTGATGGATGGTAATTTCGTCCCTAACCTTACTTTTGGTCCTCCAGTCATAAAAGCTATCAGAGATAAAACTAACTTGACTTTTGATGTTCATTTGATGATAGATAAACCTGAGAGATATATAGAAGAATTTGTTAAAGCTGGAGCTGATATCATTGTAGTTCATGCTGAATCTACTATACATTTACATAGAGTTATCCAGCAGATTAAATCTTTTGGAAAAAAAGTAGGTGTTTCGTTAAACCCAGCTACTCCTATTGATATTTTAAAATATATTATCAATGACTTAGATATGGTTTTAGTTATGAGTGTAAATCCTGGATTTGGAGGGCAAAAATTTATAGAAAGTACTTTGCAAAAAATTAAAGATGTAAGGGCTTTAAACGAAACTATAGATATACAGGTGGATGGTGGTATAACCGATAAAACAATAGGAAAATGTATAGAAGCTGGAGCTAATATCTTTGTAGCTGGTTCTTATGTGTTTTCTGGTAATTATAAAGAAAGAATTGAAAATTTAAAGAGAGGTTAAAACATGACTATTATGACTGAAAATATT comes from Fusobacterium necrogenes and encodes:
- the rpe gene encoding ribulose-phosphate 3-epimerase, which produces MSNIKIAPSILSADFSKLGEEIMAIDKAGANYIHIDVMDGNFVPNLTFGPPVIKAIRDKTNLTFDVHLMIDKPERYIEEFVKAGADIIVVHAESTIHLHRVIQQIKSFGKKVGVSLNPATPIDILKYIINDLDMVLVMSVNPGFGGQKFIESTLQKIKDVRALNETIDIQVDGGITDKTIGKCIEAGANIFVAGSYVFSGNYKERIENLKRG
- the rsgA gene encoding ribosome small subunit-dependent GTPase A produces the protein MNKIQGFYYVKVNEKIYECKLRGILKRKENKSNCVVGDIVEISKDNYIISIEKRKNFLERPLVANIDHLVIQFAGKDPSIDYERLNILLLRSFFYKIKPIVIVNKIDLLSNNEIKELQNNLKFLEKLGINYFLISQKENIGIENLKLFLKDKITAFAGPSGVGKSSIINLLQNEKKLETGETSKKLKKGKHTTKDTNLLELINGGYIADTPGFSSIELPNIRDTQELISLFPEFKNKGNCKFNDCLHINEPNCVIKNCVENGKIIKTRYEFYKKVYEKLKQERWNKYE